In the genome of Nitrospirota bacterium, one region contains:
- a CDS encoding GMC family oxidoreductase, with amino-acid sequence MGGSPDAVIIGSGFGGSITALRLAEAGRKVVVLEWGARNTAKDFRQSWDPRYLQTLYNVIPSSDFEALFRYARTLGGGSVMFSGMMLRSPKEVFEFVDETGYKPWPDEITRSVMNPYYEKVESMMSITQARWDEVPAGGTFFARLIQAAGKKVDRGRFPYVNCVQCGYCEAGCIYDAKRSLTLNYIPAAEALGVEFRVNCKATRINTADRGYRVEYRDPYGSLQAIDAPLVCIACNAIEDAALLLRSNSGLDKLSDQVGQNFSSNGDLAWLWLLPKPYYDNMAIWRGRNNAVMQTFGWWNSHLIQMHTGSIPPGIFGGLDLRRAGGSPELAWGIDSKHFAYDVYRNRLVPCVLTGLVKGEGTVRIDNTGKAIVDLPVTPIFQAFMDKARGVAEEIARAGNAEVLNAAPRGFERGAAHLLSACRIGYSPETAVCDPNGEVFGYKGLFVTDGGSVPCGTGVNSSLTIAANAERIAEYIVLNHKL; translated from the coding sequence ATGGGAGGATCACCCGACGCGGTCATCATCGGTTCCGGGTTTGGCGGTTCGATCACGGCGCTCCGGCTTGCCGAGGCAGGGCGAAAAGTGGTCGTCCTGGAATGGGGGGCTCGGAACACGGCCAAGGATTTCCGCCAAAGCTGGGACCCGCGGTACCTCCAAACCCTCTACAATGTGATTCCTTCCTCCGACTTCGAGGCGCTCTTCCGCTATGCGCGCACCCTCGGCGGCGGATCGGTCATGTTCTCGGGCATGATGCTCCGCTCGCCGAAAGAGGTCTTCGAATTCGTGGACGAGACCGGCTACAAGCCGTGGCCGGACGAGATCACTCGTTCCGTCATGAATCCCTACTATGAGAAAGTCGAGTCGATGATGTCCATCACGCAGGCCCGATGGGATGAAGTGCCTGCCGGTGGAACCTTTTTTGCCCGACTCATCCAAGCGGCCGGAAAGAAGGTGGACCGCGGGAGGTTTCCCTATGTGAACTGCGTGCAGTGCGGCTATTGCGAGGCCGGTTGCATCTACGACGCCAAGAGAAGTCTGACCCTGAACTACATTCCGGCCGCCGAGGCCCTCGGCGTTGAGTTCCGCGTGAATTGCAAGGCCACGCGGATCAATACCGCCGACCGCGGCTACCGCGTGGAATACCGCGACCCCTACGGAAGCCTTCAGGCAATCGACGCCCCGCTCGTGTGCATCGCCTGCAACGCCATTGAAGACGCCGCCCTCCTCCTCCGCTCGAACTCCGGTCTCGACAAGCTGTCCGATCAAGTCGGCCAGAACTTCTCGAGCAACGGCGACCTTGCGTGGCTGTGGCTCCTGCCCAAGCCCTATTACGACAACATGGCGATCTGGCGCGGGCGCAACAACGCCGTGATGCAAACCTTCGGCTGGTGGAATTCACACCTCATCCAAATGCACACCGGCTCCATCCCACCCGGCATCTTCGGCGGACTGGACCTCCGACGCGCGGGCGGCAGCCCCGAACTCGCTTGGGGGATCGACAGCAAGCACTTCGCCTACGACGTGTACCGAAACCGCCTGGTCCCCTGCGTGCTCACCGGGCTGGTCAAAGGTGAAGGAACGGTGCGAATCGACAACACAGGCAAAGCCATCGTCGACCTTCCGGTTACGCCCATCTTCCAGGCCTTCATGGACAAGGCGAGGGGCGTGGCGGAAGAAATCGCCCGCGCGGGCAACGCCGAGGTCTTGAACGCAGCGCCCCGCGGCTTCGAGCGGGGCGCCGCCCATCTGCTGTCCGCCTGTCGGATCGGGTATTCGCCGGAGACGGCCGTGTGCGACCCGAACGGCGAGGTGTTCGGCTACAAGGGACTTTTTGTGACGGACGGGGGAAGCGTCCCTTGCGGAACGGGCGTCAATTCCTCCCTGACGATCGCCGCGAACGCGGAGCGGATTGCCGAGTACATCGTACTGAACCACAAACTATGA